One Vicia villosa cultivar HV-30 ecotype Madison, WI unplaced genomic scaffold, Vvil1.0 ctg.002811F_1_1, whole genome shotgun sequence DNA window includes the following coding sequences:
- the LOC131639859 gene encoding uncharacterized protein LOC131639859 — MSRKRGRPPKKVSCSPETHTSSEGTTEAAIEGITVVTEELREFMVEDEEESEVDTVKSTPNPNLEVPKESEIDKTMKSDMKLWVDVIRGNRQTANGKVIQFVVSAIVDGVKEVEIEIEDMESEIRYWDTALIMYAIRGNLSMHPVKNYMRKMWSFVQFPEIFYNEEGYFILKFKTDEEREEVMMKGLYTIHNMHMVILEWRPDLSMARDMLRIVPIWVTLPQLPLHLWGERSLGKIGSVIGNPLYTDECTPSKLRVSYARILVEVHVTLFNLNCSK; from the coding sequence ATGTCACGGAAGAGAGGACGACCACCGAAGAAGGTATCGTGTTCACCGGAGACACACACATCAAGCGAGGGTACGACGGAAGCAGCGATAGAGGGTATTACGGTGGTGACGGAAGAACTAAGAGAATTTATGGTGGAGGACGAGGAGGAGAGTGAAGTTGATACTGTAAAGAGTACACCAAACCCTAATCTGGAAGTTCCGAAGGAGAGCGAAATTGATAAAACTATGAAGAGCGACATGAAACTATGGGTTGACGTGATACGTGGAAATCGTCAAACTGCAAACGGAAAAGTAATTCAGTTTGTGGTGTCGGCGATTGTGGATGGCGTGAAAGAGgtggaaattgaaattgaagataTGGAATCTGAAATTCGATATTGGGATACTGCGTTAATCATGTATGCCATTAGAGGGAACCTCAGTATGCACCCAGTGAAGAACTATATGAGGAAGATGTGGTCATTTGTGCAGTTTCCAGAGATATTCTATAATGAAGAGGGCTACTTCATTCTGAAATTCAAGACGGATGAGGAAAGAGAGGAGGTGATGATGAAAGGGTTGTATACGATTCATAATATGCATATGGTGATATTGGAATGGAGACCTGATCTTTCGATGGCAAGAGATATGCTTCGCATTGTGCCAATTTGGGTAACTCTACCTCAGTTGCCACTACATCTATGGGGAGAACGAAGCCTGGGGAAAATTGGCAGTGTTATTGGCAATCCCTTGTATACAGATGAGTGTACTCCAAGTAAGCTTCGAGTCTCATATGCGCGTATTCTTGTGGAAGTGCATGTTACACTATTTAACTTAAATTGCAGTAAGTAA